Proteins found in one Venturia canescens isolate UGA chromosome 8, ASM1945775v1, whole genome shotgun sequence genomic segment:
- the thoc7 gene encoding THO complex subunit 7 homolog, with the protein MSDEEVIRRRLLIDGDGTGDDRRINVLLKSFVKWSTSSEPDHNTHERMLSQLAQCEFAQRKSRFVSTMSNEELRNYEIMSNQIDVEIKEAIKDIELTKIELQEAKQIRKNRIEYDVLAKVINEQPDRKKTNLKLETLRQELDSLKEKSEQLEHKLTMRRKQFHVLISSIHSLQGMLDESDEEIMDVSLENYEENDTAMSPKMVE; encoded by the exons ATGTCAGATG AGGAAGTGATAAGAAGAAGATTGCTGATAGACGGAGATGGTACGGGTGACGACCGTAGGATAAACGTGCTGCTTAAATCTTTTGTAAAATGGTCAACAAGTTCGGAGCCAGATCACAATACTCACGAGCGAATGTTGTCTCAATTGGCGCAATGTGAATTCGCACAGAGAAAATCAAGATTCGTATCGACAATGAGTAACGAAGAGCTCAGAAACTACGAAATAATGTCTAATCAAATTGATGTAGAAATTAAAGAAGCCATCAAAGATATTGAATTGACCAAAATCGAATTGCAGGAAGCTAAACAAATACGTAAAAATAGGATTGAATACGACGTTCTTGCAAAAGTAATTAATGAACAGCCggacagaaaaaaaaccaatttgaAATTAGAAACTCTCCGGCAAGAACTTGATAGCCTGAAGGAAAAATCTGAACAATTGGAACACAAATTGACTATGCGAAGAAAACAATTCCATGTTCTTATATCCTCTATTCACTCGTTGCAAGGAATGTTAGACGAATCGGATGAGGAGATAATGGACGTCAGTCTTGAGAATTATGAAGAAAATGATACAGCTATGTCACCAAAAATGGTTGAATAA